A window of the Streptomyces sp. NBC_01351 genome harbors these coding sequences:
- a CDS encoding serine hydrolase domain-containing protein codes for MLLPINRRLAISAALLAVVAGVGPATTAQAAPSLPSGVAQTSAPTPPAPDLEALVQALTNTTAAGAPGAMARFTGPDGVQSKTVGVRDTTTGKAMDTKARFRIGSVTKTFSTVVLLQLVAEKKIELDTSVNHYLPGLLPDDRITVRHLLNHRSGLADYTNAMFADTVPGFEAVRNKVFGYKDLVKLSLSEPRTTEPGVSYKYSNTNFVVVGMLIEKATGHPVAKEYDRRIIKRLGLRNTSYVHPRTEIKGLHIQGYLTPDEAGAPLVDSTEQTVSWAQSAGAVISNAADLSTFMSALVNGRLLPAAQLDAMLTMTPTDTTNTRFYGLGLRRYDLSCGTSVYGHTGTVQGFYTYAFTTRDGKRSLTAMANTSNRGQANTALGGTLEAAFCGKKPAAATARGLSSAYDVPSSAVSTPAEADLPEHNAH; via the coding sequence GTGCTCCTGCCCATCAACCGACGTTTGGCCATCAGCGCCGCCCTGCTTGCCGTGGTGGCCGGGGTGGGGCCGGCCACCACCGCCCAGGCTGCGCCCTCCCTGCCCTCCGGTGTCGCACAGACCTCGGCGCCGACCCCGCCGGCACCCGACCTCGAGGCCCTGGTCCAGGCGTTGACGAACACGACCGCCGCCGGGGCGCCCGGCGCGATGGCCCGTTTCACCGGCCCTGACGGCGTGCAGAGCAAGACGGTGGGCGTACGCGACACGACCACCGGTAAGGCCATGGACACCAAGGCCCGATTCCGGATCGGCAGCGTCACCAAGACGTTCTCGACCGTCGTGCTGCTGCAGCTCGTCGCCGAGAAGAAGATCGAGCTGGACACCTCGGTCAACCACTACCTGCCGGGTCTGCTGCCCGACGACCGGATCACCGTGCGCCACCTGCTGAACCACCGCAGCGGGCTGGCGGATTACACGAACGCCATGTTCGCCGACACCGTGCCCGGCTTCGAGGCTGTGCGCAACAAGGTGTTCGGCTACAAGGATCTGGTCAAGCTCTCGCTCAGCGAGCCGCGCACGACCGAGCCCGGCGTGTCGTACAAGTACTCGAACACCAATTTTGTCGTCGTCGGCATGCTCATCGAGAAGGCGACCGGGCACCCGGTCGCCAAGGAGTACGACCGCCGCATCATCAAGCGCCTCGGACTGCGCAACACCTCGTACGTGCACCCCCGGACGGAGATCAAGGGGCTGCACATCCAGGGCTACCTCACCCCCGACGAGGCCGGCGCACCCCTGGTCGACTCCACCGAGCAGACGGTGTCCTGGGCGCAGTCCGCCGGCGCGGTGATCTCGAACGCGGCCGACCTCAGCACCTTCATGTCCGCGCTGGTGAACGGTCGGCTCCTGCCGGCCGCGCAGTTGGACGCGATGCTGACGATGACCCCGACCGACACGACGAACACCCGCTTCTACGGTCTGGGCCTGCGCCGTTACGACCTCTCCTGCGGCACGTCCGTGTACGGGCACACGGGCACGGTGCAGGGCTTCTACACCTACGCGTTCACCACCCGCGACGGCAAGCGCAGCCTGACCGCCATGGCGAACACCTCGAATCGGGGGCAGGCGAACACGGCCCTGGGCGGGACGCTCGAAGCGGCGTTCTGCGGCAAGAAGCCCGCGGCGGCGACCGCGCGTGGCCTCTCCTCCGCCTATGACGTCCCGTCCTCCGCGGTCTCGACCCCGGCCGAGGCCGACCTGCCGGAGCACAACGCGCACTGA
- a CDS encoding DUF4386 domain-containing protein codes for MSPDRRTAVATGSLFLLTEVAAIAGAILYRPLLGAADGRLAQGADTQALLGVLCEVALVVAVAGTGAALFPVLRRHGEGLALGYAFGRLLEAAVIALGIVAVLALVTLRRDAGASDGADAALMAVHDWTFLLGPNIALGLNTVVLAYLAYRTRLVPRFIAVLGLIGGPLICASAVAVMFGAYAQLSAAGAVAALPVFAWELGLAGWLIVRGFGPGSGTASRADGEVADPTGARR; via the coding sequence ATGAGTCCGGACCGGAGAACCGCGGTGGCCACCGGGTCGCTGTTCCTGCTGACGGAGGTCGCCGCGATAGCCGGGGCGATTCTGTACCGCCCCTTGCTGGGCGCGGCGGACGGCCGGCTCGCGCAGGGCGCAGACACGCAGGCACTGCTCGGGGTGCTCTGCGAGGTGGCGCTGGTGGTGGCGGTGGCCGGTACCGGGGCGGCGCTCTTCCCCGTCCTGCGGCGCCACGGCGAGGGGCTCGCGCTCGGGTACGCCTTCGGGCGGCTGCTGGAGGCGGCCGTCATCGCCCTCGGAATCGTGGCCGTCCTGGCGCTCGTCACCCTCCGGCGGGACGCGGGGGCATCGGACGGCGCCGACGCCGCGCTGATGGCCGTACACGACTGGACGTTCCTGCTCGGACCCAACATCGCCCTCGGCCTGAACACCGTCGTGCTCGCGTATCTGGCGTACCGCACACGGCTCGTGCCGCGCTTCATCGCCGTGCTAGGCCTGATCGGCGGGCCGCTGATCTGCGCCTCGGCCGTCGCCGTGATGTTCGGGGCCTATGCGCAGCTCTCCGCGGCGGGGGCGGTCGCCGCGCTCCCGGTGTTCGCCTGGGAGCTGGGGCTGGCCGGGTGGCTGATCGTCAGGGGGTTCGGGCCCGGCTCGGGCACCGCGTCCCGGGCAGACGGAGAAGTGGCTGATCCGACAGGCGCCCGCCGGTGA
- a CDS encoding TetR/AcrR family transcriptional regulator C-terminal domain-containing protein, whose product MTRQEATHTQRIPLNRDRVLRAAVALADATGIDALSMRRLAQELDVVPMALYKHVANKEELLDGMADAVVGEIDPPAAGTDWQRVVRDRILSARRVLLRHPWAARVIESRTGPTPAVLAYLDSMAGSFREGGLSADLTHHVMHAMGSRLLGFSQELFDTSGPSGPPDPGLAAHYPHIAELAATAAHDGGSTVGGGCDDQFEFEFALDLLLDGFESLRRRGWTSARKA is encoded by the coding sequence ATGACCCGGCAGGAAGCCACGCACACGCAACGGATCCCCCTGAACAGGGACCGCGTCCTGCGCGCCGCCGTCGCGCTCGCCGACGCCACCGGCATCGACGCGCTCAGCATGCGCAGGCTCGCGCAGGAGCTGGACGTCGTACCGATGGCCCTCTACAAGCACGTGGCCAACAAGGAAGAGCTGCTCGACGGCATGGCCGACGCCGTCGTCGGCGAGATCGACCCGCCGGCCGCGGGCACCGACTGGCAGCGCGTGGTCCGCGATCGGATCCTCTCGGCCCGGCGGGTCCTGCTGCGCCACCCTTGGGCGGCCCGGGTCATCGAGTCGCGGACCGGCCCCACCCCGGCCGTGCTGGCGTACCTGGACTCGATGGCCGGGAGTTTCCGGGAAGGCGGCCTCTCCGCCGACCTCACGCACCACGTCATGCATGCGATGGGCAGCCGCCTGCTCGGCTTCAGCCAGGAGCTGTTCGACACCTCGGGCCCCTCCGGGCCTCCGGACCCCGGGCTGGCGGCGCACTACCCGCACATCGCGGAACTGGCCGCGACGGCCGCGCACGACGGGGGCTCGACGGTCGGTGGCGGCTGCGACGACCAGTTCGAGTTCGAATTCGCCCTGGACCTCCTCCTGGACGGCTTCGAAAGCCTCCGCCGCCGGGGCTGGACGTCCGCGCGGAAGGCGTAG
- a CDS encoding RNA-guided endonuclease InsQ/TnpB family protein translates to MSQDTLVKRQFGHRARLLLSPAQVLRTDGQAHAARTMWNLLHAWWRMMPKEMRTLANADAAIRQAREDIDFLAVLPAQAAQAVLKTYFQAWKNCWDGRADAPNFKGRFRTVMSVDIPQGRDLNITRVHRRWGMANIPKAGRVRFRWTKDLPVGKRAGAENRITGARLVKDALGWHIAFRVQTLEAKPAPHQGPDVGIDVGVTVPLALSDGTTHEHGEWLTGREKAKLLRLEQRAAQRKRHRKPGERTSRRLHRTYDQIAGLRAKAKRRALDWQHQTTTAIARTYGTVVVEALTITNMVKSARGTTEEPGKNVAQKTGLNRSIHGEAWGRTVSMLAYKTAQYGGTLVKVPAPGTSRRCSVCGLTTPGSRESQAVFVCKNPDCGWSGNADHNAARNVLHLYRMGLALIPAAGRAVVRRAKRVKPATAR, encoded by the coding sequence GTGAGTCAAGACACCCTGGTCAAGCGGCAGTTCGGGCATCGCGCCCGGCTTTTGCTGTCGCCTGCCCAGGTGTTGAGGACTGACGGCCAGGCCCACGCGGCCCGTACGATGTGGAACCTTCTCCACGCGTGGTGGCGGATGATGCCGAAGGAAATGCGGACTCTCGCGAACGCGGACGCCGCGATCCGACAAGCCCGCGAGGACATCGACTTCCTGGCCGTCCTTCCCGCGCAGGCCGCGCAAGCGGTACTCAAGACGTACTTCCAGGCGTGGAAGAACTGCTGGGACGGCCGGGCCGACGCCCCGAACTTCAAGGGCCGGTTCCGCACGGTGATGTCCGTGGACATCCCGCAGGGCCGCGACCTGAACATCACCCGCGTGCACCGCCGCTGGGGCATGGCCAACATTCCCAAGGCGGGCCGGGTCCGCTTCCGGTGGACCAAAGACCTTCCAGTCGGCAAGCGTGCAGGCGCGGAGAACCGGATCACCGGGGCCCGGCTGGTCAAGGACGCGCTCGGCTGGCACATCGCCTTCCGTGTCCAGACCTTGGAGGCCAAGCCCGCACCCCACCAGGGACCGGACGTCGGCATCGACGTGGGCGTCACCGTGCCCCTCGCCCTCTCGGACGGGACGACGCACGAGCACGGCGAGTGGCTGACCGGTCGAGAGAAGGCCAAGCTCCTTCGTTTGGAGCAGCGTGCCGCGCAGCGTAAGCGCCACCGCAAGCCCGGCGAGCGCACCAGCCGTCGGCTGCACCGCACCTATGACCAGATCGCAGGACTCCGCGCGAAAGCCAAGCGCAGAGCCCTGGACTGGCAGCATCAAACAACCACCGCCATCGCCCGCACATACGGCACCGTCGTGGTCGAAGCACTCACCATCACGAACATGGTCAAATCCGCCAGGGGAACCACCGAGGAACCGGGGAAGAACGTCGCCCAGAAAACCGGGCTGAACCGCTCCATCCACGGGGAGGCATGGGGCCGGACGGTCAGCATGCTGGCGTACAAGACCGCCCAGTACGGCGGCACCCTCGTCAAGGTCCCTGCCCCCGGCACCTCGCGGCGCTGTTCCGTCTGCGGCTTAACCACGCCCGGCAGCCGGGAGTCCCAGGCCGTGTTCGTGTGCAAGAACCCGGACTGCGGATGGTCGGGCAATGCCGACCACAACGCAGCCCGCAACGTCCTGCACCTGTACCGGATGGGCCTCGCGCTCATCCCGGCTGCCGGAAGGGCAGTCGTCAGGCGCGCGAAGCGCGTCAAACCCGCTACCGCAAGGTAA
- the tnpA gene encoding IS200/IS605 family transposase: MSPRWNPHPDVRTGRHVVYNLHVHLVFVTKYRREAFTDAMLTRTEEIMREVCADFEAELKQFNGEQDHVHLLVHYPPKVQLSKLVNSLKGVSSRRLRQEYASHVRRYLWGGHFWSGSYFAGSCGGAPLTAVKQYIENQQRPV, encoded by the coding sequence ATGTCACCGCGCTGGAACCCTCATCCCGATGTCAGAACCGGTCGCCATGTTGTCTACAACCTGCACGTTCACTTGGTTTTCGTCACCAAGTACAGGCGGGAAGCGTTCACCGACGCGATGCTGACCCGCACCGAAGAGATCATGCGGGAGGTCTGCGCCGACTTCGAGGCCGAATTGAAACAGTTCAACGGAGAACAGGACCACGTGCACCTGCTCGTGCACTACCCGCCGAAAGTCCAGCTCTCCAAACTGGTCAACTCCCTCAAGGGCGTCAGCTCCCGCAGGCTCCGCCAGGAGTACGCCAGCCATGTCCGCCGGTACCTGTGGGGCGGGCACTTCTGGTCCGGCTCCTACTTCGCCGGATCGTGCGGCGGAGCACCCCTGACCGCCGTCAAGCAGTACATCGAAAACCAGCAGCGTCCCGTCTGA
- a CDS encoding YqjF family protein: MPDTPTTALDPEPISADPPHTADRPLLTQSWLDLAFLHWAVDPADVAPLLPPGAVPDTLDGVTYVGLVAFRMHRVGWFRLPGIPYLGSFPETNVRLYSVDAHGRRGVVFRSLDASRLIPVAVARAGFRLPYVWSRMAVCHEGDTVTYTSSRRWPGPRGAHSRIAVRVGERIEAPTALEHFLTARWGMHSAFFGRALYLPNSHPRWPLHRAELLDCDESLVAAAGLPAPAGPPVSVLYSPGVPVSFGRPPNRPGGIPTP, translated from the coding sequence ATGCCGGACACGCCGACCACTGCCCTGGACCCGGAACCCATATCCGCCGATCCGCCGCACACGGCGGACCGCCCGCTGCTCACCCAGTCCTGGCTCGACCTGGCCTTCCTGCACTGGGCGGTCGACCCCGCCGACGTGGCACCGCTGCTGCCGCCCGGAGCCGTGCCCGACACGCTGGACGGGGTCACGTACGTCGGTCTCGTCGCCTTCCGGATGCACCGGGTCGGCTGGTTCCGCCTGCCCGGGATCCCGTACCTCGGCAGCTTCCCGGAGACCAATGTCCGCCTCTACTCCGTGGACGCGCACGGGCGACGGGGCGTGGTCTTCCGCTCGCTCGACGCCTCCCGCCTGATCCCGGTGGCCGTCGCCCGGGCCGGGTTCCGCCTGCCGTACGTCTGGTCGCGGATGGCCGTTTGCCACGAAGGTGACACCGTCACGTACACCAGCAGCCGGCGCTGGCCCGGGCCGCGGGGCGCGCACAGCAGGATCGCCGTACGGGTCGGCGAGCGCATCGAGGCCCCCACCGCGCTCGAACACTTCCTCACCGCCCGCTGGGGCATGCACAGCGCCTTCTTCGGACGGGCGCTCTACCTCCCAAACTCCCACCCCCGCTGGCCGCTGCACCGCGCCGAACTCCTCGACTGTGACGAGAGCTTGGTCGCGGCAGCCGGCCTGCCCGCACCGGCCGGACCGCCCGTGAGCGTGCTGTACTCACCGGGAGTCCCGGTCAGTTTCGGACGTCCGCCCAACCGGCCCGGCGGCATCCCCACTCCCTGA
- a CDS encoding NPP1 family protein, whose protein sequence is MRTNRHIRRSLVVVGAALALVVGVPQVAFAAPPPALPSQAEAIELAFQPAYDYDTDGCYPTPAIGPNGALNGGLSPTGALNGNCRDASDLDNTNGYSRWKCNNGWCAVIYALYFEKDQAIPGISLGGHRHDWEHVVVWVQGNEAKYVSTSAHGDFVIHTRDQIRWDGTHPKIVYHKDGVGTHCFRAANTNDEPPENHRRAWQYPALVGWSGYPATLRDKLSQADFGSAHFGLKDSAFASHLAEAKPAGITFDPYL, encoded by the coding sequence TTGCGGACGAACCGTCACATCCGGAGATCGTTAGTGGTCGTCGGCGCCGCCCTCGCGCTGGTGGTCGGCGTTCCCCAGGTGGCCTTCGCGGCGCCACCCCCGGCCCTGCCCAGCCAGGCGGAAGCGATCGAGCTGGCCTTCCAGCCGGCCTATGACTACGACACCGACGGCTGCTACCCGACGCCTGCCATAGGCCCGAACGGAGCTCTCAACGGCGGCCTCAGTCCTACCGGTGCCCTCAACGGCAATTGCCGGGACGCCTCGGACCTCGACAACACCAACGGCTACTCCCGCTGGAAGTGCAACAACGGCTGGTGCGCCGTGATCTACGCCCTGTACTTCGAGAAGGACCAGGCCATCCCAGGCATCAGTCTGGGCGGCCACCGCCACGACTGGGAGCACGTGGTGGTGTGGGTCCAGGGCAACGAGGCCAAGTACGTCTCGACTTCCGCCCACGGCGACTTCGTCATCCACACACGCGACCAGATCCGCTGGGACGGCACCCACCCCAAGATCGTCTATCACAAGGACGGCGTCGGCACACACTGCTTCCGCGCGGCGAACACGAACGACGAACCGCCCGAGAACCACCGCCGCGCCTGGCAGTACCCCGCCCTCGTCGGGTGGTCCGGCTACCCTGCGACACTCCGCGACAAGCTCAGCCAGGCCGATTTCGGCAGCGCGCATTTCGGCCTGAAGGACAGCGCCTTCGCATCCCACCTGGCGGAAGCCAAGCCGGCGGGCATCACCTTCGACCCGTACCTGTAG
- a CDS encoding TetR/AcrR family transcriptional regulator — translation MATPPSKAGTKGVPRERRREQLLEAATEEFGTRGYAAASLPAIAARVGVTKTLLHQYLGTKEDLYVACLVPIGDRLLEAIRTAMGADGGAPETPLRVLRGIFEALEGQREAWFVVYDTTLPPGGEAERRASGYWSAIDRLAAGGTAELLRAAGSADPLDADALKYVWRDLVATLVRWWVKHPEQTPEAMTQRCARLFAAAATLTSDGR, via the coding sequence ATGGCAACCCCACCTTCGAAAGCCGGTACCAAGGGAGTCCCGCGAGAGCGCCGCCGGGAGCAGTTGCTGGAGGCCGCCACGGAGGAGTTCGGCACCCGCGGCTACGCGGCCGCGTCACTCCCCGCGATCGCCGCGCGCGTGGGCGTCACCAAGACGCTGCTGCACCAGTACCTCGGCACCAAGGAGGATCTGTACGTCGCCTGCCTGGTGCCCATCGGGGACCGGCTCCTGGAGGCCATCCGGACGGCGATGGGCGCCGACGGGGGAGCGCCGGAAACACCCCTCCGCGTGCTGCGCGGCATCTTCGAGGCCCTGGAGGGACAGCGGGAGGCGTGGTTCGTGGTGTACGACACCACGCTGCCCCCAGGGGGTGAGGCCGAGCGCCGGGCCTCCGGGTACTGGTCGGCCATCGACCGGCTTGCCGCAGGCGGTACCGCCGAACTGCTGCGAGCGGCCGGATCCGCCGACCCGCTGGACGCCGACGCGCTCAAGTACGTCTGGCGGGACCTGGTCGCCACCCTCGTCCGCTGGTGGGTCAAGCACCCGGAGCAAACCCCGGAGGCCATGACGCAGCGCTGCGCCCGCCTCTTCGCGGCCGCCGCGACCCTCACCTCCGACGGCCGCTGA
- a CDS encoding FAD-binding oxidoreductase, whose product MAGTTPQPTSRTRSWWGWGWTDAHPDDAECAAMGALLPGTLARPLPVPRVRDLGMGAPAVEPPRSLAHLVSAEPGDRAAHAMGKAYRDVVRALRGRPGRIPDLVARPTDERDVADLLEWAGERQVAVVPYGGGSSVSGGVEYRGDAHRAVLSLDLTAMGRVLEVDAEGRAARIQAGTLGPSLEDQLRPHGLTLRHFPQSFEFSTLGGWLATRAGGHYATGRTHIDDFVQSLRVVTPAGTSSSWRLPASGAGPSPDRLFLGSEGALGVITEAWVRLQERPRHKASAAVFFAGFDDALRAVRAIAQSDLSPANCRLLDAGEAALSGAAQDGSAVLVLGFESADEPVTARLERAVGLARSHGGRYGGTSGTGEGPGGDEAVGAWRSAFLRMPYLRDGLARMGAVAETFETAATWDRIPGLIDAVRTEVGAAALKATGHPATVNCRLTHVYPDGAAPYFTVLAAGRAGDEDALWDDLKAVAVEVLHRHRATITHHHAVGRDHRPGYDRQRPEPFALALRAAKGALDPRGILNPGVLVD is encoded by the coding sequence ATGGCCGGCACCACCCCGCAGCCGACGTCCCGTACCCGCTCCTGGTGGGGATGGGGCTGGACGGACGCGCACCCCGACGACGCGGAATGCGCCGCGATGGGCGCCCTGCTCCCCGGCACCCTCGCCCGCCCGCTCCCCGTCCCCCGCGTCCGCGACCTGGGCATGGGCGCCCCCGCGGTCGAACCCCCGCGGAGCCTCGCCCACCTGGTCAGCGCCGAGCCCGGGGACCGCGCCGCCCACGCCATGGGGAAGGCGTACCGCGACGTGGTGCGTGCCCTGCGCGGGCGGCCCGGCCGCATCCCCGATCTCGTCGCCCGCCCGACGGACGAGCGGGACGTGGCCGACCTGCTGGAGTGGGCCGGTGAACGGCAGGTCGCCGTCGTCCCGTACGGCGGGGGTTCCTCGGTCTCCGGGGGCGTCGAGTACCGCGGCGACGCCCACCGGGCGGTGCTGTCCCTCGACCTGACCGCCATGGGACGCGTCCTGGAGGTGGACGCCGAAGGCCGGGCCGCGCGCATCCAGGCCGGCACCCTCGGGCCGAGCCTGGAGGACCAGCTGCGGCCCCACGGACTCACCCTGCGGCACTTCCCGCAGAGCTTCGAGTTCTCCACCCTCGGGGGCTGGCTCGCCACCCGCGCAGGCGGCCACTACGCCACTGGCCGTACGCACATAGACGACTTCGTGCAGTCGTTGCGTGTTGTCACCCCGGCGGGCACGAGCAGCTCCTGGCGCCTGCCCGCCTCCGGGGCGGGTCCCTCCCCCGACCGGCTGTTCCTGGGCTCCGAAGGTGCCCTCGGCGTCATCACCGAGGCGTGGGTCCGTCTACAGGAACGGCCCCGGCACAAGGCGTCGGCCGCGGTCTTCTTCGCCGGCTTCGACGACGCGCTCCGGGCGGTGCGCGCCATCGCGCAGTCCGACCTCTCCCCCGCCAACTGCCGTCTGCTGGACGCCGGCGAGGCCGCGTTGTCGGGCGCGGCGCAGGACGGTTCCGCCGTGCTGGTCCTGGGGTTCGAGTCGGCGGACGAACCGGTGACCGCCCGGCTCGAACGGGCCGTCGGCCTGGCCCGCTCGCACGGCGGCCGGTACGGCGGGACCTCCGGTACGGGCGAGGGCCCCGGCGGCGACGAGGCCGTGGGCGCCTGGCGTTCGGCCTTTCTGCGGATGCCCTACCTCCGCGACGGTCTGGCCAGGATGGGCGCCGTCGCGGAGACCTTCGAGACGGCAGCCACGTGGGACCGGATACCCGGCCTGATCGACGCGGTGCGCACCGAGGTCGGTGCGGCGGCGCTGAAGGCCACCGGCCACCCCGCCACCGTCAACTGCCGTCTGACGCACGTCTATCCGGACGGGGCGGCGCCCTATTTCACCGTCCTGGCTGCCGGCCGGGCCGGTGACGAGGACGCCCTCTGGGACGACCTCAAGGCCGTCGCGGTCGAGGTCCTGCACCGCCACCGGGCGACCATCACCCACCACCACGCCGTCGGCCGGGACCACCGTCCGGGCTATGACCGCCAGCGTCCCGAGCCATTCGCCCTCGCCCTGCGGGCCGCGAAGGGAGCGCTCGATCCGCGGGGCATCCTCAACCCCGGTGTGCTTGTGGACTGA